The proteins below come from a single Epinephelus moara isolate mb chromosome 19, YSFRI_EMoa_1.0, whole genome shotgun sequence genomic window:
- the sdhaf4 gene encoding succinate dehydrogenase assembly factor 4, mitochondrial yields the protein MSLSLRLTFSASASRLLQSYSLNTGCYRAASGAVKDKEPLKKAKTPQGRFDSSEKSQDVLQKFPDDVNPVTKEKGGPRGPEPTRYGDWERKGRCVDF from the exons ATGTCTCTGAGTCTGCGGTTAACGTTTAGTGCTTCGGCCAGCAGACTGCTACAGTCCTACAGTTTAAATACAG GGTGTTACCGGGCAGCCAGCGGAGCGGTGAAGGACAAAGAGCCGCTGAAGAAAGCCAAAACTCCGCAGGGTCGGTTTGACAGCTCCGAGAAGAGCCAAGATGTTCTGCAAA agTTCCCTGATGATGTTAACCCTGTAACCAAGGAGAAGGGGGGTCCTCGGGGTCCAGAGCCCACCCGCTACGGAGACTGGGAGAGAAAAGGCCGCTGTGTCGACTTCTAG